A genomic window from Fusarium falciforme chromosome 2, complete sequence includes:
- a CDS encoding GMC-OxRdtase-N domain-containing protein — protein sequence MAVITEAPKAFDFIVVGGGTAGCVVAGRLAENPNVSVLVVEAGIDNPSAVDAITTPATAFTLRGSKYDWSFKTGMIDRPEYTRIEKPNTRGKVLGGSSCLNYYTWIPGSAATFDDWAEFGGEEWTWKTCKEYLYKPATYHDDRGEHRPELKYIGENGPLPISHSDLLPETEGWRNALTKAWVSKGEPLTDDVHNGEMHGLWKCINTIYNGKRSSSWRFLEGKPNVTVLGQTNAKQLIFENGKAVGVEVIGPDGQTLSLRAQYEVIVSLGVYETPKLLLLSGIGPEQELNKFGINSVVKSGHVGQNLLDHPILPHVFKIKDGYGLDKHLIRPGLEKDAAASAYRWKNKGPMTSGLLELVGLPRIDSYLEKVPEYVEYKKANGNVDPFGPGGQPHFEIDFVPMFCDAFQWHIPTPPTGDYMTVIVDLLRPLSRNGTVTLKSTDPLEQADININFFSNDLDLAAMRQGVRFVDDILLNGEGMKDIIEEDYPWAMPRGSDEAMDIMIKERSQTGFHPCGTARLGKSIEQGVVDSKLKVFGVNNLRVIDASIIPVIPDCRIQNSVYMIAEKGADIIKAAYPGLYA from the exons ATGGCTGTCATCACTGAAGCTCCCAAGGCCTTTGACTTTATTGTCGTCGGCG GTGGCACTGCCGGCTGCGTCGTTGCTGGCCGCCTGGCCGAGAACCCCAATGTGTCCGTCCTTGTTGTCGAGGCCGGCATTGACAACCCTTCTGCCGTTGACGCCATCACCACTCCAGCCACTGCCTTCACTCTCCGAGGTTCCAAGTATGACTGGTCTTTCAAGACTGGCATGATTGATCGTCCCGAGTACACTCGCATTGAGAAGCCCAATACCCGAGGAAAGGTCCTGGGTGGCAGCTCGTGCCTCAACTACTACACTTGGATTCCTGGTTCCGCTGCTACCTTTGATGATTGGGCTGAGTTTGGTGGTGAGGAGTGGACTTGGAAGACTTGCAAGGAGTACCTTTACAAG CCTGCCACCTATCACGATGACCGTGGTGAGCATCGCCCTGAGCTCAAGTACATTGGCGAGAATGGTCCTCTTCCCATCTCACACTCAGATCTCCTCCCGGAGACCGAAGGCTGGCGCAACGCTCTAACCAAGGCATGGGTAAGCAAGGGCGAGCCTCTCACAGATGATGTTCACAACGGCGAGATGCATGGTCTCTGGAAgtgcatcaacaccatctacaACGGCAAGCGATCCTCCAGCTGGCGGTTCCTGGAAGGAAAACCCAACGTCACCGTTCTTGGGCAGACCAATGCGAAGCAGCTCATCTTTGAGAATGGAAAGgccgttggtgttgaggtcaTTGGTCCTGACGGTCAGACCCTTTCTCTCCGTGCTCAGTACGAGGTGATTGTGTCGCTTGGTGTCTACGAGACTCCCAAGTTGCTCCTCCTGTCTGGCATCGGTCCTGAGCAGGAACTCAACAAGTTTGGTATCAACTCCGTTGTCAAGTCTGGGCACGTTGGCCAGAACCTTCTTGACCACCCCATTTTGCCTCACGtcttcaagatcaaggacGGCTACGGACTCGACAAGCACCTCATACGACCCGGCCTGGAGAAGGATGCTGCCGCCTCTGCTTATCGCTGGAAGAACAAGGGCCCCATGACCAGCGGtcttctcgagctcgtcGGTCTGCCTCGTATCGACAGCTACCTCGAGAAGGTGCCAGAGTACGTCGAGTACAAGAAGGCCAATGGCAACGTCGACCCCTTTGGTCCTGGTGGCCAGCCTCACTTTGAGATTGACTTTGTTCCCATGTTCTGCGACGCTTTCCAGTGGCACATTCCTACACCTCCCACCGGCGACTACATGACTGTCATTGTTGATCTTCTGCGACCTCTTTCTCGCAACGGAACCGTCACTTTGAAGTCAACCGATCCTCTCGAGCAAGCggacatcaacatcaacttcttctccaaCGACCTTGACTTGGCAGCTATGCGCCAGGGTGTCCGCTTCGTTGACGATATTCTGCTAAATGGCGAGGGTATGAAGGATATCATCGAGGAGGACTATCCTTGGGCTATGCCCCGAGGCTCTGATGAAGCCATGGACATTATGATCAAGGAGAGGTCCCAGACAGGCTTCC ACCCTTGCGGTACCGCACGACTAGGCAAGTCTATCGAGCAGGGTGTCGTCGACTCTAAGCTCAAGGTCTTTGGAGTCAACAACCTCCGAGTTATCGACGCATCCATCATTCCCGTCATCCCCGACTGCCGCATCCAGAACTCAGTCTACATGATTGCCGAGAAG GGAGCCGACATTATCAAGGCTGCTTACCCCGGGCTGTATGCTTGA
- a CDS encoding Beta-lactamase domain-containing protein, with amino-acid sequence MFSRQSLLALLSLSGSPVLADFLGPRYPPPADLTSKVSHVVAGWENLTETLQGYLKISPEEDPVLGTLKNTTFSVGLFSTRDDGAASKFQLHHNSPTTKGAKYGTKKVDGDTIYGIASITKLFTVYSALMNLDPTDWERPLTYFFPQLADTAQEPKDNPAEHIQWDKITPLALANQISGVPRDGWPLFTTGEKLVGDTAAALGLPPLNMQKDPQLSTMPCSNFSDPNITSCADDYDNYVESQENRPPTFLPWANPAYANTGFIILGAVLQNLTGKSLDEQFSSDIFDPLGMSRTYTEAPPKDKWDNAVIPVNNDTELELMYLLTPDPAKSSGTLLSTLNDLTKFGSSILNYTLLPGDVTRKWMKPHTHTARLDYSVGGPWEIPRYVHPETGLVIDLYTKSGDAGLFSSFLVLVPEFKIGFSVLAASSDRALRALVAGKIGDAVVNAIMPALLKQADTEAEKNYGGTYVSTTEGLNSSITITRNKTEGAPPGLTISRFISNSTDYLLAEAEASGAPNDPDAMPNRLVPTVVGEKSGRVAMRALTAMDAPKLSKGTISGILSADWTTVGGATYGALDMGLYIFDVDDNGKATEVSPLAFRTTLKRKD; translated from the coding sequence ATGTTTTCCCGGCAATCCCTTCTCGCTCTTCTCTCCTTGTCGGGTTCCCCCGTTTTGGCTGACTTCCTTGGCCCCCGATACCCTCCCCCCGCAGACCTGACCAGCAAAGTCAGCCATGTCGTCGCTGGATGGGAAAATCTTACAGAAACCTTGCAAGGGTACCTGAAGATTAGCCCAGAAGAGGACCCTGTTCTCGGCACATTGAAGAACACTACCTTTTCTGTCGGTCTCTTCTCAACTCGCGATGATGGGGCGGCCAGCAAGTTCCAGTTACACCATAATTCCCCCACAACCAAGGGCGCCAAGTACGGTACCAAGAAGGTCGACGGCGACACTATCTACGGCATCGCTAGCATAACCAAGCTCTTCACCGTCTATTCCGCCCTCATGAACCTGGATCCTACTGACTGGGAGCGTCCCTTGACCTACTTCTTCCCGCAGCTTGCCGACACAGCCCAGGAGCCAAAAGACAACCCGGCAGAGCACATCCAGTGGGACAAGATCACACCTTTGGCATTGGCCAACCAAATCAGCGGTGTTCCTCGGGATGGGTGGCCGTTATTCACAACTGGCGAAAAGTTGGTCGGTGATACGGCGGCAGCACTTGGACTTCCACCCCTGAACATGCAAAAGGACCCTCAGTTGTCGACCATGCCATGCAGCAACTTTTCGGACCCGAACATTACGAGCTGCGCTGATGATTATGACAACTATGTCGAGAGCCAGGAGAATCGCCCACCAACCTTTCTCCCATGGGCTAATCCAGCCTATGCCAACACGGGCTTCATCATCCTGGGAGCCGTTCTGCAAAACCTCACCGGCAAGTCACTCGACGAGCAATTCAGCAGCGACATCTTTGATCCGCTTGGAATGTCGAGGACTTACACCGAAGCCCCTCCCAAAGACAAATGGGACAACGCCGTCATCCCCGTCAACAACGACACGGAGCTCGAGTTAATGTACTTGCTGACCCCTGATCCCGCCAAGAGCTCGGGCACATTGCTGTCCACCCTGAACGATCTTACAAAGTTTGGCTCAAGCATCCTCAACTACACCCTTCTCCCAGGCGACGTCACTCGCAAGTGGATGAAGCCCCATACGCACACTGCACGATTGGACTACTCTGTTGGCGGCCCTTGGGAGATCCCTCGCTATGTTCACCCCGAGACGGGGTTGGTCATTGATCTTTACACCAAATCCGGTGATGCGGGTTTGTTTAGCTCTTTCCTTGTTTTGGTTCCCGAGTTTAAGATTGGTTTCTCGGTTCTGGCAGCATCATCCGACAGAGCATTACGAGCTCTGGTTGCCGGCAAGATAGGTGATGCGGTGGTAAATGCCATCATGCCTGCACTCTTGAAGCAGGCAGATACAGAAGCTGAGAAAAACTATGGCGGCACCTATGTTTCCACAACAGAGGGACTGaactcctccatcaccatcacccgaAACAAGACAGAGGGCGCGCCCCCTGGTCTAACTATCTCGAGGTTCATCTCCAACAGCACAGACTATCTCCTCGCGGAAGCAGAGGCCAGTGGAGCACCCAACGATCCAGATGCCATGCCAAATCGCCTCGTCCCAACCGTGGTTGGTGAGAAGTCGGGTCGAGTCGCAATGCGCGCCTTGACAGCGATGGACGCCCCGAAGCTGAGCAAAGGCACAATCTCTGGCATTCTCTCGGCTGATTGGACCACGGTTGGAGGAGCTACCTATGGAGCTTTGGATATGGGCCTCTATATTTTTGACGTGGATGATAATGGCAAGGCAACGGAGGTCAGTCCTTTGGCATTCAGGACTACGCTGAAGCGGAAGGACTGA
- a CDS encoding Mitochondrial import inner membrane translocase subunit tim17, whose product MDHGRDPCPWVILNDFGGAFCMGAIGGTIWHGIKGFRNSPYGERRIGAITAIKMRAPVLGGNFGVWGGLFSTFDCAVKGIRQKEDPYNAIIAGFFTGGSLAIRGGYKAARNGAIGCAVLLAVIEGVGIGFSKMLAGSTKLEAPQPPPNMEASL is encoded by the exons ATGGATCACGGACGCGACCCTTGCCCCTGGGTCATTCTCAATGACTTTGGCGGTGCTTTCTGCATGGGC GCTATCGGCGGCACCATCTGGCACGGCATCAAGGGCTTCCGAAACTCCCCCTACGGCGAGCGACGTATCGGTgccatcaccgccatcaAGATGCGCGCCCCCGTTCTCGGCGGCAACTTCGGTGTCTGGGGCGGTCTCTTCTCGACGTTTGACTGCGCTGTGAAGGGCATCCGCCAGAAGGAGGACCCTTACAACGCCATCATCGCTGGTTTCTTCACCGGTGGCTCCCTGGCTATCCGAGGTGGTTACAAGGCCGCCCGTAACGGTGCCATCGGCTGCGCTGTCCTGCTCGCCGTCATCGAGGGTGTCGGTATCGGTTTCTCAAAGATGCTTGCCGGCAGCACCAAGCTCGaggctcctcagcctcctcccaACATGGAGGCGTCTCTGTAA